The Glandiceps talaboti chromosome 1, keGlaTala1.1, whole genome shotgun sequence genome has a segment encoding these proteins:
- the LOC144433436 gene encoding aminopeptidase N-like → MAKGDAYVEDIDEGKVYPVEQRHGVFIKYLVLCIVVVLVLVLFIAVILLVYFLHPGWGCPSADDNGLPTVQPLTRKPFEGRLPDTLKPTNYKIKIQPYLDEEDGDKRFLFDGEVDISMNCEKSTNVITLHALKLNIDEDTVRVNEIDTNGDIGVKDISTDEEYDFFIVKTEKELQSGKKYKISMNYVGILNNTDIVALYLNTYQVGNETRYAVASQLEAFFGRRVFPSFDEPAMKATFDIIIKHRTTRSALSNMPVIRNETDGDWNTAYYNTTPIMSNYLVAVVVSDFIYKENTTKSGVKFRLWAREEMIDTVDFSLNLGLKTIDYFEELWGIPYPLPKLDMVALPDFRFGAMENWGLIQYYEFYMLYDKNVHSPVRAQKLSRLVTHELAHMWFGNWATMAWWSDSWLNEGFASHFQYAAIDHVLPEWDIYNQFYQDIVTFRSFAVDASSDSHPTVQPHVGWDYEVWEQFDTRIYDRGAQIIMMIRCFLGDTIAFEGFRNYLQKNSYGNAYTDDLWTAMTETALESGVNIDMKEVMDPWLLQLGFPVVTITRKDNTTAMIEQKMFVLDSEDEIPDAPGDFDYIWYIPVTYTHAGESLTPNDPSLTWMNRTLTGTIDLNNATADDWVLGNIYQHGYYRVNYDLDNWEKLISQLGSDHEKLPIQNRAALIDDVFNLARSGDVDVVLAFQVADYLRNEDNYSPWKALISNLRYVRNMLQKTASYGYLENYGRELVKPIYNKFASGWNFPESDSEIENHVKYYLKIEAIKLSCDFNDEDCVKEAKDAYSDWMADTENIGIPQDIRATAMCTAIRHGGQNEWKFAYDEVQQTSDYGLLDNITSALACTQDAWLLQRYLNDYYQLYLNQSVAGGDSTIPTTGEEALDVFKIIKKVRDQSALGYLVANEFSIYHFDGLRERNTDGSKVFPLIWEQAEKMNLKMQQAQLEDFARKYNDMPDDQVKEFYKAQRKVKANIRWMDKNYENLELWMKEKAGE, encoded by the exons ATGGCGAAGGGGGACGCTTATGTCGAGGATATCGATGAGGGCAAGGTGTATCCTGTAGAGCAAAGGCATGGTGTTTTTATCAAGTATCTCGTTCTTTGCATTGTCGTTGTCCTGGTGTTGGTTTTATTCATAGCCGTTATATTACTGGTCTATTTCCTTCACCCGGGCTGGGGCTGTCCAAGTGCAGACGACAATGGCCTGCCGACTGTACAACCACTGACACGGAAACCATTCGAAGGTAGATTACCAGACACTCTCAAACCAACCAACTATAAAATTAAGATCCAGCCATACCTGGACGAAGAAGACGGTGATAAACGGTTCTTATTTGACGGGGAAGTTGATATTTCTATGAACTGTGAGAAATCGACcaatgtcattacattacatgcacTGAAACTGAACATTGATGAAGACACGGTGAGAGTCAATGAAATCGACACCAATGGAGACATAGGTGTGAAGGATATCTCTACGGATGAGGAATACGATTTCTTTATCGTAAAAACTGAGAAGGAATTGCAGAGTGGCAAGAAATATAAGATTTCTATGAACTACGTTGGAATTCTAAATAATACAGACATTGTTGCACTTTATCTGAATACCTATCAGGTGGGAAACGAGACAAG GTATGCAGTGGCCAGTCAACTCGAAGCCTTTTTTGGCCGTCGGGTATTTCCGTCATTCGATGAGCCAGCAATGAAAGCTACCTTCGATATCATCATCAAACATCGAACCACCAGATCAGCTTTGTCAAATATGCCGGTAATCAGGAACGAGACTGACGGTGACTGGAATACTGCGTACTACAACACTACTCCGATTATGTCCAATTATTTGGTGGCTGTAGTTGTATCGGACTTTATCTATAAAGAGAATACAACAAAGTCTGGAGTTAAG TTTCGTCTATGGGCAAGAGAAGAAATGATAGACACTGTGGACTTCAGCCTTAACTTGGGTCTGAAAACAATAGACTACTTTGAAGAGCTATGGGGTATACCATACCCTCTGCCAAAACTAG aCATGGTTGCCCTGCCTGATTTCAGATTTGGAGCTATGGAGAACTGGGGGTTGATCCAATATTATGAATTTTACATGCTGTATGACAAAAATGTCCACTCACCAGTTAGAGCCCAAAAACTTTCTCGACTTGTTACTCATGAGCTGGCGCATATG TGGTTTGGTAACTGGGCGACAATGGCTTGGTGGAGCGATTCATGGTTAAATGAGGGATTCGCCTCACATTTCCAGTATGCTGCAATCGACCACGTCTTGCCTGAGTGGGATATA TATAATCAGTTTTACCAGGACATTGTGACATTCCGTTCATTCGCTGTTGATGCAAGCAGTGATTCACATCCCACAGTACAACCACATGTAGGATGGGACTACGAAGTGTGGGAACAATTTGATACCAGAATATATGACAGG GGTGCTCAAATCATCATGATGATACGTTGTTTCCTAGGAGACACCATTGCTTTCGAGGGATTCAGAAATTATCTCCAGAAGAACAGTTACGGCAATGCATACACCGACGACTTGTGGACTGCAATGACTGAG ACTGCCCTGGAATCCGGTGTCAATATTGATATGAAAGAAGTGATGGATCCATGGCTGTTACAACTTGGTTTTCCAGTGgttactatcacacgtaaagaTAATACCACCGCAATGATTGAACAGAAGATGTTTGTGTTGGACTCTGAAGATGAAATCCCTGATGCCCCGGGAGATTTTGA TTACATTTGGTACATCCCTGTGACGTATACACATGCTGGTGAATCTTTGACACCCAATGATCCCTCGTTGACCTGGATGAACCGAACTTTAACAG GTACCATTGACTTAAACAATGCAACAGCTGATGATTGGGTACTTGGGAATATCTATCAACATGGTTACTACAGAGTCAACTATGACCTTGATAACTGGGAGAAACTGATTTCACAACTTGGTTCAGATCATGAAAAGTTGCCAATACAGAACAGGGCTGCGTTGATCGATGACGTTTTCAATCTCGCGAGATCTGGTGACGTTGACGTTGTGTTGGCATTTCAAGTGGCTGACTATCTCCGAAACGAAGACAACTATTCACCGTGGAAAGCACTGATCTCCAATTTGAGATACGTTCGTAATATGCTGCAGAAAACAGCCTCGTACGGTTATCTGGAG AATTATGGTCGGGAACTCGTTAAGCCGATTTACAACAAGTTTGCCAGTGGGTGGAATTTTCCGGAATCCGACTCTGAAATTGAAAATCACGTTAAATA TTACCTCAAGATAGAAGCCATTAAACTTTCTTGTGACTTTAACGATGAAGATTGTGTAAAAGAAGCGAAAGATGCTTATTCTGATTGGATGGCAGACACGGAAAACATCGG AATCCCTCAAGATATAAGAGCAACAGCCATGTGTACTGCTATCAGACATGGTGGACAAAATGAATGGAAATTCGCCTACGATGAAGTTCAGCAAACTTCAGATTATGGACTTCTAGATAACATCACCAGTGCTTTAGCATGTACACAAGATGCATGGTTGCTGCAGAGATACCTGAACGACTATTACCAACTTTATCTCAACCAATCTGTTGCTGGAGGGGATTCAACCATTCCGACAACGGGGGAGGAAGCCCTTGATGTCTTTAAAATCATCAAGAAAGTACGAGACCAATCCGCACTTGGATATTTGGTAGCAAACGAGTTTTCAATATATCACTTTGATGGCTTACGTGAGAG GAATACTGATGGAAGTAAAGTCTTTCCATTAATTTGGGAGCAAGCAGAGAAGATGAATTTAAAGATGCAACAAGCACAG CTTGAAGATTTTGCTCGTAAATACAACGATATGCCTGATGATCAAGTGAAGGAGTTCTACAAAGCTCAACGGAAAGTTAAAGCTAACATCAGATGGATGGACAAGAATTATGAAAATCTCGAGTTATGGATGAAAGAAAAAGCGGGAGAGTAA
- the LOC144433446 gene encoding aminopeptidase N-like, with product MAKGDSYVDNDGKVYPAEQRNGVFIKYLILCIVVVLVLVLFIVVVLLVYFLHPGWSCPNADDNGLPTAQPQTQKPFEGRLPDTLKPTNYRIKIQPYMDEEDGDKRFLFDGEVDISMKCEKSTNVITLHALKLDIDEDTVRVNEIDTNEDFGVKDISTNEEYEFLIIKTKKKLEADKQYMLSINYVGILNNSDIVALYLNVYQTGNDTRYAVASQLENSYGRRVFPSFDEPAMKATFDIIIKHRTIRSALSNMPVIRNETDGDWNTAYFDRTPVMPNYLVAVVVSDFVYKEKTTQSGVKFRVWSRPEMIDATDFSLDYGVKTLEYFENLWNISYSLPKLDMVALPVLRFGAMENWGLVLYKEKFMLYDKNVHTPVRVQSVAGVVAHEIVHKWFGNLVTMAWWSDTWLNEGFARHFQCVAIDQFLPEWEFYDQFYQDSVTIKAFNDDASSDSHATVRPDVGWEKDLWGQFDTRVYERGSQIIMMMRSFLGDTIVYDAFRSYLRKYSYGNTYSYDLWNALTETAKESGVNIDMKEVMDPWLLQLGFPVVTITRKDDTTAMIEQKMFVLDREDEIPDAPEDLNYIWYIPLTYIHAGESLTPSNGPSLAWLNGTLTGAFNLNGATADDWVLGNIYQHGYYRVNYDLDNWSKLISQLGTDHEKIPIQNRAALIDDVFNLARSGDVDVVLAFEVSDYLGNEEGYSPWKAAISNLEYIRNMLEKTPSYGNLEIYGRELIKPIYGLYGWNFQESDNEDENHVKYHLKVEAIKLSCDFNDEDCVKKATKSYSDWMKNKQNNGIPPDIRALTLCTAIRHGGQDDWDFAYRELKKTTDESLIDDITSGLACTEQVWLLQKYLNDYFQRYINETAVVTEGGDSDFVISISEVDEDIDFYKVIEKVREQSTIGHMVAKEFSIYHFDDLRARDADGSKSFPLIWELADRMNSKSQQMQLEDFARKHNDMPDDQVAMFYKAVRKVKANIRWMERNYNDLEEWLADKTRE from the exons ATGGCGAAGGGGGACTCTTATGTCGATAATGACGGCAAGGTGTATCCTGCAGAGCAAAGGAATGGTGTTTTTATCAAGTATCTCATTCTTTGTATTGTCGTTGTCCTGGTGTTAGTTTTATTCATAGTCGTGGTATTACTGGTCTATTTCCTTCATCCAGGCTGGAGTTGTCCAAATGCAGACGACAATGGCCTGCCAACTGCACAACCACAGACACAGAAACCATTCGAAGGTAGATTACCAGACACTCTCAAACCAACCAACTACAGAATTAAGATCCAGCCATATATGGACGAAGAAGACGGTGATAAACGGTTCTTATTTGACGGGGAAGTTGATATTTCTATGAAATGTGAGAAATCGACCAATGTTATAACATTGCATGCACTGAAACTGGACATTGATGAAGACACGGTGAGAGTCAATGAAATCGACACCAATGAAGATTTTGGTGTGAAGGATATCTCTACAAACGAGGAATATGAGTTCCTTATCATCAAAACCAAGAAGAAGTTAGAGGCTGACAAACAGTACATGTTATCTATCAACTATGTAGGAATACTAAATAATTCAGAcatagttgcactttacttgAATGTCTATCAAACTGGAAACGATACAAG ATATGCCGTAGCCAGTCAGCTCGAAAACAGTTACGGTCGTCGGGTATTTCCATCGTTCGATGAGCCAGCAATGAAAGCTACCTTCGATATCATCATCAAACATCGAACCATCAGATCAGCTTTGTCAAATATGCCGGTAATCAGGAACGAGACTGACGGTGACTGGAACACTGCGTACTTCGACAGAACCCCTGTCATGCCTAATTATTTGGTGGCTGTAGTAGTGTCAGACTTTGTTTATAAAGAGAAGACAACACAATCCGGAGTCAAG TTTCGTGTATGGTCAAGGCCAGAAATGATAGATGCGACAGACTTTAGTCTTGATTATGGTGTTAAAACACTGGAATACTTCGAAAATCTGTGGAACATATCATATTCCCTTCCAAAACTTG ATATGGTTGCTCTCCCCGTGTTGAGGTTCGGAGCCATGGAGAACTGGGGACTGGTATTGTATAAAGAAAAGTTTATGTTGTATGATAAAAATGTCCACACGCCAGTAAGGGTTCAAAGCGTAGCAGGAGTTGTAGCTCATGAAATAGTACATAAG TGGTTTGGTAATTTGGTGACTATGGCGTGGTGGAGTGATACCTGGTTAAACGAAGGCTTTGCCAGACATTTTCAGTGCGTCGCCATTGACCAATTCTTACCTGAGTGGGAGTTT TATGACCAGTTTTACCAGGACAGTGTGACTATCAAGGCTTTTAACGATGATGCCAGTAGTGATTCACATGCCACTGTTAGACCAGATGTCGGATGGGAGAAGGATCTTTGGGGCCAATTCGATACTAGGGTGTATGAAAGA GGTTCCCAAATTATAATGATGATGCGTAGTTTCCTCGGAGACACCATTGTTTACGATGCATTCAGAAGTTACCTCAGGAAGTATAGCTACGGAAATACATACAGCTATGATTTGTGGAATGCACTTACTGAG ACTGCCAAGGAATCCGGTGTCAATATTGATATGAAAGAAGTGATGGATCCATGGCTGTTACAACTTGGCTTTCCAGTGGTGACTATCACACGTAAAGATGATACTACGGCAATGATTGAACAGAAAATGTTCGTGTTGGATCGTGAAGATGAAATCCCTGACGCCCCGGAAGATTTAAA CTACATTTGGTACATTCccttgacatacatacatgctggTGAATCACTGACACCTTCAAATGGTCCCTCGTTGGCATGGTTGAATGGAACATTAACAG GTGCCTTCAATTTAAACGGTGCAACAGCTGATGATTGGGTACTTGGGAATATCTACCAACATGGTTACTACAGAGTCAACTATGACCTTGATAACTGGAGTAAACTGATTTCACAACTTGGTACAGATCATGAAAAAATACCAATACAGAACAGGGCTGCGTTGATCGATGACGTTTTCAATCTCGCGAGATCTGGCGACGTTGACGTTGTGTTGGCATTTGAAGTCTCCGACTATTTAGGAAACGAAGAAGGTTATTCACCATGGAAAGCAGCTATTTCCAATCTGGAATACATACGAAACATGCTTGAGAAAACGCCCTCATACGGCAACCTGGAG ATATACGGTCGAGAGCTGATAAAACCGATTTATGGTCTTTATGGGTGGAATTTTCAAGAATCTGACAATGAAGATGAAAACCATGTCAAATA TCACCTAAAGGTAGAAGCCATTAAGCTTTCCTGTGACTTCAATGATGAAGACTGCGTCAAAAAGGCCACAAAGTCATACTCCGATTGgatgaaaaacaaacagaacaatgg AATCCCTCCAGATATACGAGCGTTGACGCTGTGTACCGCCATTAGACATGGCGGACAAGATGATTGGGATTTCGCCTACCGAGAACTCAAAAAGACGACAGACGAATCACTTATAGATGACATCACAAGTGGTTTAGCTTGTACAGAGCAAGTGTGGTTGCTACAGAAGTACTTAAATGATTATTTCCAACGATACATAAACGAAACTGCCGTGGTAACTGAAGGTGGGGACTCTGACTTTGTCATTTCAATATCAGAAGTAGACGAAGACATCGACTTTTATAAGGTCATCGAGAAAGTGCGAGAGCAATCTACAATCGGACACATGGTCGCTAAAGAATTTTCCATATACCACTTCGATGACTTGCGTGCAAG AGATGCTGATGGAAGTAAATCGTTTCCATTAATCTGGGAGTTAGCTGATAGGATGAATTCCAAGTCACAACAAATGCAG CTTGAAGACTTTGCTCGTAAACACAACGATATGCCAGATGACCAAGTCGCAATGTTCTACAAAGCTGTTCGAAAAGTTAAAGCTAACATCAGATGGATGGAGAGAAATTATAATGATTTAGAGGAATGGTTGGCAGATAAAACGAGAGAGTAA